A genomic region of Chitinimonas arctica contains the following coding sequences:
- a CDS encoding response regulator — MKKLFDRLRPKTARTKILWVFLVVNLLTTAAYTLYIWDLKSTGVREAIDARLIAGVSAAPKMIGQDYLRRATGPRAIDDSTYIDLVRLLNDYCHRTGLRYLYVFSEVEGKLVYLADTADEAEISSGNFGRFYQLYEIAPHPAIVATLRTGKTHFAEYRDRFGYFRSVFQAIPRADGRNVVVGADVEISYVQAELNKALQQSLGIGLLIFVVGILGSTWLARILTTPLHKLARAVDQVAKGDYQARVPVVGEDEFASLARAFNEMSGAISGRASEKARLLHALERNEEVLEARVVERTRELADANATLRLHERELEAARKQAEQASQMKSMFLANMSHEIRTPMNAVLGMSYLALSTELNVRQRDYVEKIQRSARHLLGIINDILDFSKVEAGKLALERVEFDLQSVLDNLTDLIGEQCIKKGLTLVFDIDPSLDRTLQGDPTRLGQILVNFANNAIKFTENGEVRVVAYCLQSGDDELLVHFEVKDSGIGMDADQQALLFQPFQQADISTTRKYGGTGLGLAISKELAQLMGGEIGVRSVLGQGSCFWFTARLGLAPQKRPTPAPLPVAAAQVELTQFHGAQALLVDDNEINLEIGAYLLKRAGLLVDQAVDGKMALDMLAAKDYDIVLMDMQMPVMDGLTATRHIRAQPRLANLPIIALTANAIQGDRERCLEAGISDHLAKPIEPQQLFDALQRWLPAQVAS, encoded by the coding sequence TTGAAAAAATTATTCGACCGGCTCAGACCAAAGACGGCCCGGACAAAGATCCTATGGGTATTCCTGGTGGTCAATCTGCTGACCACCGCAGCGTATACGCTCTATATCTGGGATCTGAAATCAACCGGCGTACGCGAAGCGATCGATGCCAGGCTGATAGCCGGCGTCAGTGCCGCGCCCAAGATGATAGGCCAGGACTACCTGCGCCGCGCCACCGGACCACGAGCGATCGATGACTCGACCTATATCGATCTCGTCCGGCTGCTGAACGACTATTGCCACCGGACCGGCCTGCGCTACCTCTATGTATTCAGCGAGGTCGAAGGCAAGCTGGTCTATCTGGCCGATACCGCCGACGAAGCGGAAATCAGCAGCGGCAATTTCGGCCGCTTCTACCAGCTTTATGAGATAGCACCGCATCCCGCCATTGTCGCCACCCTGCGCACCGGCAAGACCCACTTCGCCGAATACCGCGACCGTTTCGGTTATTTCCGCTCGGTGTTCCAGGCCATCCCCCGTGCCGACGGCCGCAATGTGGTGGTGGGCGCCGATGTGGAAATCAGTTATGTGCAAGCCGAATTGAACAAGGCTTTGCAACAATCCCTCGGCATCGGCCTGCTGATCTTTGTCGTGGGCATCCTGGGCTCGACCTGGCTGGCGCGGATCCTGACCACGCCCTTGCACAAGCTCGCCCGCGCGGTCGACCAGGTCGCCAAGGGCGACTACCAAGCGCGCGTACCGGTAGTCGGCGAAGACGAATTCGCCAGCCTGGCACGGGCTTTCAATGAAATGAGCGGTGCCATCAGCGGGCGGGCCAGCGAAAAGGCCAGGCTCTTGCACGCACTGGAACGCAATGAAGAGGTACTGGAAGCACGCGTGGTCGAACGCACGCGCGAACTTGCCGACGCCAACGCCACCCTGCGCCTGCACGAACGGGAGCTGGAAGCGGCACGCAAGCAGGCCGAGCAGGCTTCTCAGATGAAGTCGATGTTCCTGGCCAATATGAGCCATGAAATCCGTACGCCGATGAACGCGGTACTGGGCATGTCGTACCTGGCGCTCAGCACCGAACTCAATGTCCGCCAGCGCGACTATGTGGAGAAGATCCAGCGCTCGGCCCGGCACCTGCTGGGCATCATCAACGACATCCTGGATTTTTCCAAGGTCGAGGCCGGCAAGCTGGCACTGGAGCGGGTGGAATTCGACCTGCAGAGCGTGTTGGACAACCTCACCGACCTGATCGGCGAACAATGCATCAAGAAGGGCCTGACCCTGGTCTTCGATATCGATCCTTCCTTGGATCGCACGCTACAGGGCGACCCGACCAGGCTGGGACAGATTCTGGTCAACTTCGCCAATAACGCCATCAAGTTCACCGAAAATGGCGAAGTGCGGGTCGTCGCCTACTGCCTGCAATCAGGCGATGATGAGTTGCTGGTGCATTTCGAAGTGAAGGACAGCGGCATCGGCATGGATGCCGACCAGCAAGCCCTGCTGTTCCAACCTTTCCAACAGGCCGACATCAGCACCACCCGCAAATACGGCGGCACCGGCCTGGGCCTGGCGATTTCAAAGGAATTGGCTCAGCTGATGGGCGGTGAAATCGGCGTACGCAGCGTACTGGGACAAGGTAGTTGCTTCTGGTTTACCGCCCGCCTGGGCCTGGCCCCACAAAAGCGCCCTACCCCCGCCCCCCTGCCGGTCGCCGCCGCGCAAGTGGAACTGACCCAATTCCACGGTGCGCAAGCCTTGCTGGTGGACGACAACGAAATCAATCTGGAAATCGGCGCCTACCTGCTGAAGCGGGCCGGCCTACTGGTGGACCAGGCCGTAGACGGCAAGATGGCATTGGATATGCTGGCCGCCAAGGACTACGACATCGTGCTGATGGATATGCAGATGCCGGTGATGGATGGCCTGACCGCCACCCGCCATATCCGCGCCCAGCCACGGCTGGCCAACCTCCCCATCATCGCCCTGACCGCCAACGCCATCCAGGGCGACCGCGAGCGCTGCCTGGAAGCGGGCATCAGCGACCACCTCGCCAAGCCCATCGAACCGCAGCAGTTGTTCGATGCCTTGCAGCGATGGTTGCCGGCGCAGGTGGCGTCTTAG
- a CDS encoding malate dehydrogenase: MKNPVRVAVTGAAGQIGYSLLFRIASGEMLGKDQPVILQMLELPMEKAQAALKGVMMELEDCAFPLLAGMVGTDDAEVAFKDVDIALLVGARPRGPGMERKDLLLENAKIFTAQGAALNKVASRDVKVLVVGNPANTNAYIAMKSAPDLPAKNFTAMLRLDHNRALSQLAGKAGVAVADIENLVVWGNHSPTMYPDYRFATVNGESLKTRINDEAWNKDTFIPKVGKRGAAIIEARGLSSAASAANAAIDHIRDWVLGSNDKWVTMGIPSDGSYGIPEGVMYGVPVICANGEYRRVENLEVDAFARERMDFTLAELEEERTGVAHLLG; the protein is encoded by the coding sequence ATGAAGAACCCCGTTCGCGTTGCCGTTACCGGCGCAGCCGGCCAGATCGGTTACAGCCTCTTGTTCCGTATCGCCTCCGGCGAAATGCTGGGCAAGGATCAACCCGTCATCCTGCAAATGCTTGAACTGCCGATGGAAAAGGCCCAGGCCGCGCTCAAGGGCGTGATGATGGAGCTGGAAGACTGCGCCTTCCCGCTGCTGGCCGGCATGGTCGGCACCGACGATGCCGAAGTGGCCTTCAAGGATGTCGATATCGCCCTGCTGGTCGGCGCCCGTCCGCGTGGCCCCGGCATGGAGCGCAAGGATCTGCTGCTGGAAAACGCCAAGATCTTCACCGCCCAGGGCGCTGCCCTGAACAAGGTCGCCAGCCGTGACGTCAAGGTGCTGGTGGTCGGCAACCCCGCCAACACCAATGCCTACATCGCCATGAAGTCGGCCCCCGACCTGCCGGCCAAGAATTTCACCGCGATGCTGCGCCTGGACCACAACCGCGCCCTCAGCCAGCTGGCTGGCAAGGCCGGCGTGGCGGTGGCCGATATCGAAAACCTGGTGGTATGGGGCAACCACAGCCCGACCATGTACCCCGACTACCGCTTTGCCACGGTCAACGGCGAATCGCTCAAGACCAGGATCAACGATGAAGCCTGGAACAAGGACACCTTCATCCCCAAGGTCGGCAAGCGCGGCGCCGCCATCATCGAAGCGCGCGGCCTCTCCTCGGCCGCATCGGCCGCCAATGCCGCCATCGACCATATCCGTGACTGGGTGCTGGGCAGCAACGACAAGTGGGTCACCATGGGCATTCCATCCGATGGCTCCTACGGCATCCCCGAAGGCGTGATGTACGGCGTGCCGGTCATTTGCGCCAATGGCGAATACCGCCGCGTGGAAAACCTGGAAGTCGACGCATTCGCGCGCGAACGGATGGATTTCACCCTGGCCGAGCTGGAAGAAGAACGCACCGGCGTTGCACACCTGCTGGGCTGA
- a CDS encoding ATP-binding cassette domain-containing protein produces MIRLSSLTLRRGTKVLLDRVDLILHRGQRVGIVGPNGAGKSSFFGLLRGELSPDGGDIDYPSNLVVASVRQETPALSSSALDYVLDGDAELRHIQRQLENPEHDGNVHAEWLGQFEAVDGYAAEARASKLLYGLSFSAADLSRPVASFSGGWRMRLNLAQALMCRSDLLLLDEPTNHLDLDAVIWMENWLASYPGTLLLISHDRDFLDATVNAIAHLANGKIDLYTGNYAEFEAQKAEKLAQQQQAFDKQQREAAHLQKYIDRFRAQATKARQAQSRIKALERMEMISAAHVDSPFDFSFREPVSSPNPLLRIEHGAAGYGGNRLLDNVEISVEAGARIGLLGRNGAGKSTLVKLLAGDLPLVTGQRVEGRGLQIGYFAQHQLEHLRMDESPLWHLQKLSPNVREQELLNFLGGFDFRGDMARGPVAPFSGGEKARLALAMIVWQRPNLLLLDEPTNHLDLEMRHALTLALQDYVGAMIVVSHDRHLLRATTDSFWLVEGGKVSYFDGDLDDYKRFRDTGAPLPIAASDEPAAPVLDRKAQKRQEAEARQRLSALRKPLEKEQARLDAQLAGLSDRKTAVAAELAKDAMYADDAKDKLKELLRQQAEIEVNIAKVESQWLEVQDRIEGMTAD; encoded by the coding sequence ATGATTCGTCTCTCCTCCCTTACTTTACGTCGCGGCACCAAGGTGCTGCTCGATCGCGTCGATCTTATCCTCCACCGTGGCCAGCGGGTCGGCATCGTCGGCCCCAACGGGGCGGGCAAGTCCAGCTTCTTTGGCCTGCTACGCGGCGAGCTGTCGCCCGATGGCGGCGATATCGACTATCCCTCCAATCTCGTGGTCGCCTCGGTGCGCCAGGAAACCCCCGCGCTCAGCAGCAGTGCACTGGATTACGTGCTCGATGGCGATGCGGAACTGCGTCATATCCAGCGCCAGCTCGAGAATCCCGAACATGACGGCAATGTCCACGCCGAATGGCTGGGTCAATTCGAGGCCGTCGATGGCTATGCGGCGGAGGCGCGCGCCAGCAAGCTGCTGTATGGCTTGAGTTTCAGCGCGGCCGATCTGTCGCGGCCGGTCGCCAGTTTTTCCGGCGGCTGGCGTATGCGTTTGAATCTGGCACAGGCCTTGATGTGCCGGTCCGATCTATTGCTGCTGGACGAGCCGACCAATCACCTGGATCTCGATGCCGTGATCTGGATGGAAAATTGGCTGGCCAGCTATCCCGGCACCTTGTTGCTGATTTCGCACGATCGCGACTTCCTCGATGCCACGGTCAATGCCATCGCCCACCTGGCCAATGGCAAGATCGATCTTTACACCGGCAATTACGCCGAATTCGAAGCGCAGAAGGCGGAAAAGCTGGCGCAGCAGCAACAGGCTTTCGATAAGCAACAGCGCGAAGCCGCCCACCTGCAGAAATACATCGACCGTTTCCGCGCCCAAGCCACCAAGGCGCGCCAGGCGCAAAGCCGTATCAAGGCCTTGGAGCGGATGGAGATGATCTCGGCGGCGCACGTGGATTCGCCGTTCGACTTCAGCTTCCGCGAGCCGGTTTCCAGCCCCAATCCCTTGCTGCGTATCGAGCATGGCGCGGCCGGCTATGGCGGCAACCGCTTGCTGGACAATGTCGAAATCAGCGTGGAAGCAGGCGCCCGCATCGGCCTGCTGGGCCGTAACGGCGCCGGCAAATCGACCCTGGTGAAGTTGCTGGCCGGCGATTTGCCGCTGGTGACGGGGCAGCGGGTCGAGGGGCGCGGCTTGCAGATAGGCTATTTTGCCCAGCATCAGCTGGAACATTTGCGCATGGACGAAAGTCCACTCTGGCATCTGCAGAAGCTCAGTCCCAATGTACGCGAACAGGAACTGCTCAATTTCCTCGGCGGCTTCGATTTCCGCGGCGATATGGCGCGCGGCCCCGTGGCGCCTTTCTCCGGCGGAGAAAAAGCCCGGCTGGCTTTGGCGATGATCGTCTGGCAGCGGCCCAACCTGCTGTTGCTGGACGAACCGACCAACCATTTGGACCTGGAAATGCGCCACGCACTGACCCTGGCCCTGCAGGACTACGTCGGCGCCATGATCGTGGTATCGCACGACCGTCATTTGCTGCGCGCCACCACCGACAGTTTCTGGCTGGTGGAGGGCGGCAAGGTCAGCTATTTCGACGGCGACCTGGACGACTACAAGCGCTTCCGCGACACCGGCGCGCCTTTGCCGATCGCTGCTTCGGACGAGCCGGCAGCACCGGTGCTGGATCGCAAGGCACAGAAGCGGCAGGAAGCGGAAGCGCGCCAGCGCCTATCCGCTTTGCGTAAACCGCTGGAGAAGGAGCAGGCCCGTCTGGATGCGCAACTGGCCGGCTTGTCCGACCGCAAGACAGCCGTGGCGGCCGAGTTGGCCAAGGACGCCATGTATGCCGACGATGCCAAGGACAAGCTCAAGGAGTTGCTGCGGCAACAGGCGGAGATCGAGGTCAATATCGCCAAGGTCGAGTCGCAATGGCTGGAAGTGCAGGATCGGATCGAGGGAATGACCGCAGACTGA
- a CDS encoding MFS transporter, translating to MTTEIVPQPGSRLRRAAIPALFMLLGMIYASWAARLPAIRDALALDPATLGTVLLGSGIGAVTSFPLAAWLVGHYGARHTSLISGVALLCCLPLLGLISSWPLLMGATFLLGAAISCFDVAINALGAEEERDAGRSIMSLLHAWFCVGTFGGALLGSAAAGLELAPWLHFVLISLALAVPLLLAYRVLPCDAPDPELGRKHFALPHGALVWLGMIAFLGALSEGSLTNWISLYLRDHLHASEAMAPLGYAAFAGAMLLARLVGDRLKEHYGAHRLLAYSGGLAALGICVAIAAPTVPVAVVGFALTGLGVAAVFPCIFSAAGREGSTALAGVATMGYSGSLLGPPVMGYVAHGFGLQAGLGLLALACVGTAVAAFHTRLLR from the coding sequence ATGACCACCGAAATTGTCCCGCAACCGGGCAGCCGCCTGCGCCGTGCCGCCATCCCCGCCCTATTTATGTTGCTTGGGATGATCTACGCCAGTTGGGCTGCACGCCTGCCGGCCATACGCGATGCCTTGGCACTGGACCCGGCCACCCTGGGGACGGTGTTGTTGGGCAGCGGGATTGGTGCGGTTACTTCCTTTCCCTTGGCGGCGTGGTTGGTTGGGCATTATGGCGCCCGCCATACTTCCCTGATTTCGGGTGTTGCGCTGCTGTGCTGCCTGCCCTTGCTGGGCTTGATTTCCAGCTGGCCTTTGTTGATGGGGGCAACCTTTCTGCTGGGCGCGGCCATCAGTTGCTTCGATGTGGCGATCAATGCCTTGGGTGCCGAGGAGGAGCGGGATGCTGGCCGGTCCATCATGTCGCTGCTGCATGCCTGGTTTTGCGTGGGGACCTTCGGCGGCGCGCTGCTCGGTAGCGCGGCGGCCGGCTTGGAGCTGGCGCCTTGGCTGCATTTCGTGCTGATCAGCCTGGCCTTGGCGGTGCCTTTGCTGCTGGCCTACCGGGTGCTGCCTTGCGATGCCCCCGATCCCGAACTGGGCCGCAAACATTTTGCCCTGCCGCATGGGGCCCTGGTCTGGCTGGGTATGATCGCCTTCCTGGGCGCCTTGTCCGAGGGCTCCTTGACCAACTGGATTTCGCTATACCTGCGCGATCACCTGCATGCCAGCGAAGCAATGGCGCCGCTGGGCTATGCCGCCTTCGCAGGCGCCATGCTGCTGGCGCGCCTGGTGGGCGATCGCCTGAAGGAGCACTATGGCGCGCATCGCCTGTTGGCCTACAGTGGCGGTTTGGCGGCACTGGGGATCTGCGTCGCGATCGCGGCGCCGACGGTGCCGGTAGCCGTGGTGGGTTTCGCCCTGACCGGCTTGGGCGTGGCGGCGGTGTTTCCCTGCATCTTCAGCGCGGCAGGGCGCGAAGGCTCCACCGCCCTGGCTGGCGTGGCTACCATGGGTTACAGCGGATCGCTGCTCGGTCCGCCGGTGATGGGCTATGTAGCGCATGGTTTTGGATTGCAGGCAGGGCTGGGTCTGCTGGCCCTGGCCTGTGTCGGCACCGCGGTGGCGGCCTTTCACACCCGCCTACTCCGCTAG